The Kribbella amoyensis genomic sequence CGAGCAGCCGATGCGCGACGTACCGCGCGAGCTGGGTCTTGCCGACCCCGGCCATCCCGCCGAGCACGAACTGCGTCGTCCCCGATTCGCAGGCCGCGAGCAGGTCGGCGACCTCGGCGGACCGGCCGACGAACAACGCCGGTGCGGCCGGGATGCTGTCGGTCACGCTGACGATCGCGGCGTCCGCGGCCCGGCCGACGACCACCTGATGAGCCTGCCGCCACGGCGCGACGAGGGACTCGTCCTGCAGCAACACGGCCGCGATGTCGACCACGAGCTCGACGTCCAGCCGACTGCGCTGCGGCTGCAGACAGCGGTACACGGTGTTGTACGCGGGCAGTTCCGCCGTACCGCGCTGCCGCCGCGCCGCGAGCACGCGACGGTGGATCTCGCGGTACGACACACCGGACCAGTTGTGCAGCGCTCGGAGCCGCGCGGCCAACTCGTCGACGGTGCGCGCTCCGCCTGGTTCCGGTGGTGCTGTTCTCCCCGTTCGCCCCACTGCCCCTCCCCTGACACGACCGACGCCGTCGCACGTGCCTGATCGAGTTTGGTCGAGATCGGCGACACCGGCAACGCGAACCAGCAGGGTCGTGGTCGTACCAAGCTCGGAAACGAGGAGCCGGCACCCGCGGATTGGGGTGCTCTCGACTCACACGTCGCCGTCCCGTCCGACGCGCGGGGGAACGTGTGCGACCGGCCGGTCCGGACCCACCCCCATGGGCCCGGCCCGGCCGGTCTTCGGTTCAGGCCAGGCCCCGCGTCGGATCAGGAGTTGCCGCGGTCGCAGGCGACGCCGTCGCCGTTCCGGTCGAGGTCTCTGGAGTACCCCGGCTCGCCGCGCCGCAGCGGCGCCTTGCCCGCGGCCCGCGCCTCGGCACAGCTCCTGAACGCCACCGCCTCCGTCACCCGGACCGGCGTCGCGGTCGGCGCGGTTGACAGCGTCGGGGTCGGCGTCAACGCCTCGCGTCTGCGCGGCGTGGGCGTCGGCGTCGGACTGATCGAGGTCCGCGTCGGCGTAGGCGTGACGGTGACCGTCTCGGCGGGCGTCGGCGCCACCGAGCTGTCCTCCTCGACCGGTACGTCAGCGCCGATCCCCGGCGGCGCGGCGTCGAGCGTCGGCCGCGAACCGGCGACCGGATCGCCGGCCCCGAACGGCGTGGTGATCACCAGCACGGCCAGCAGCACCGCCGCCGCGGCCACGACGCCGATCGGCCAGACCCGCGGACCGCCGTACCGGCCGATCGGTCCACGGACCGGATATCTGTTCTCGTCCACCCAGAACGCCCACGCGACCGGCGCCGCCGGCCAGCTCGGATCGGGTGCCCAACCCTTCGGCGGTCGCCACCGAACACTCGGCGGCTCCGGCCAGCCAGGCGGCGTGTGAAAACGCCTCACGACCTCTTCCCCCCTTGGAAGTTGCTCACCGGGGAGCTTAGGTCACGACCGCCTCGGCCGGGACCTTCAGGCGGCGGTTTGCAGCTTCCTGCCCCGGGGCTACTTCTTGCTGACCAGGGACCGGGCGAAGAACTGCAGGTTGGCGGGCCGCTCGGCGAGGCGGCGCACCAGGTAGCCGTACCAGTCCTCGCCGTACGGGATGTAGACGCGGACGGTGTTGCCCTCGCGGGCCAGCCGGAGCTGCTCCTCGGGGCGGATGCCGAACAGCATCTGGTACTCGTAGCTGTCGTGGGCGCGGCGGGCCCGGTCCGCGAGCGAACCGGCGATCGCGATCAGCCGCGGGTCGTGCGACGCGATCATCGGGTACCCGTCGCCGTTCATCAGGACCTTCAGGGCCCGCACGTACGCCTTGTCGACGGCGCGCTTGTCCTGGTACGCGACCGACTCGGGCTCCTTGTACGCGCCCTTGCACAGCCGCACCCGCGACCCGGCGTACGCGAGATCGACGCAGTCGGCCTCGGTACGGCGCAGGTACGCCTGCAGCACGGCCCCGGTCTCCGGGAAGTCCTGCCGTAGTTCGCGCAGGATGCCCAGGGTGGAGTCGGTGGTGGTGTGGTCCTCCATGTCCAGGGTGACCGTGGTGCCGGCGTTACGGGCGGCCAGGCAGATGGTGCGGGCGTTCTCCAGGGCGATCTTCTCGCCGTCGCCGGGCAGCGCCTGGCCGACCGCGGAGAGCTTGACCGAGACCTCGGCGTTCGCGGTCAGACCGGCCTCGGCGAGCTGCTTGAGCAGTTCCAGGTACGCATCGGCGGTGGCGGTCGCCGCGGCCAGGTCGGTGGTGTCCTCACCGAGATGGTCGAGGGTGACCTGCAGCCCGTTGCTGACCAGCTTCTCGGTGGCCAGCACGGCCTCCGGCGCGGTCTCGCCGGCCACGAACCGCGCGACGATGCCACTGGACACCGGCAGGGACGAGACGGCCTTCTTGATCTGGGGACTGCGGGACACGCCCAGCAGGATTCGCCGAAGCACTACGCGTTCCTCCTCCTCGCCACCCGGCCGCACTGCCAGGGGTGTCAGCAGGCTACGCGCCTGGACGCGACCGCCCTAATCGTGTGGCCCGGACCACACCAGTCGCCCCACTGGTCCGCGCCAGCCCAGCATCGGACACCCACCCCGGCCACCACAAGCGACCGGCCGGATCCGAGTGTCGGGACGCACTCGGCCAGGCGTGCACCGATGACGGGAGAGGATGCGGGGATGCGCAGCCTGCGACGGTGGCGGGGACGGGGATCGGGGGATCCGATCGAGGCTTTCTGGCAGTGGTGGGCCAACGACGGCGGGACCGCGTTGGCCGAGTCGATCGCCCGGCAGGATCCGCACGCGATCAGCGCCGTGCTCGCCGACCACGTGCACCGGATCGACAAGGCGCTGGACTGGGAACTCGGCCCGGGACTGCACGCCCAGCACGCCCTCGTCGTCACCGCGGCCGGCGATCCCGCGGTCCGTGCGGTCGCCCGGCGGTGGCTGCGCGCGGCACCGCCGTCCGACTGGCTCTGGGAGTACGCCGACCTGCGACGCCCGGCGCCCACCTTCACGCTGCGGTTCACGGGACTGCCGGCGGTCGAGATCGACGCGGCCTGGGTGACCGCCGTCCCGGACGACTCGGCCGCGGCCGTCCATGTCGGGGTGCACCACCCGGTGTTCCTGGACCTGCCCGAGGACGCGCGTCGCCGGATCACGTTCCTGCTGCTCGACCTCACCCTCGGCGAGGAGATGGTGGAGACCTGGGTCGGTGCCGTCGAGGTACTCCCCGACCGGCCGGCCGACGCCGTCCCGATCCGCGACCTGCTCCCCGCCGTCGCCGCCTTCGCCGCGCAGTTCACGACCGAGGACGGGGATCCCACCTGGCGGCTGCTGGAGGGCGAGCAGGACGGGCAACGACTGATCGCGAGTACGGAGGTACCGCTGCGGTCGATCCGGTTGCCGCATCTCGACACCCATGTCGGCATCGCGGTCGGGTACCGGTCGGTCCGCGACGACGGGCTGCCCGAGACCGACATGCTCGACCACCTGCGCGCGCTCGAGGACCACCTCACCAACCGGCTGGGCGATTCCGGCCGGCTGCTCGCGCACGAGACGTTCGGTGGCACCCGGACCCTGCACTTCTACGTCGACGGCACCACGCCCGCCGCCTCGCAGTTGCGGGCCGCACTCGGCGGTTGGTCGCACGGCCCGATCGAGGTCCGCTCGTCCAGCGATCCGGCCTGGCGCAACGTGCGCCACCTGGCCGGCTGAGACGAGGGCTCAGGCGGTCCGTCGTCTGAGGGTCGCCGCTCCCAGTGCCAAGGCGGCGACGACGAACGCGACCACGACCAACGCGTCCACCCCGGCCCCCTGGCCGAAACCGTTGCCCGCAGCAACACCGACCACCGCGTCCACGGCGTACGAGAGTGGCAGCACGTCCGAGATCGCGTGCAGGACGCCGGGCAGCTGGTCGCGTGGGAGGAACAGCCCGCAGAGCAGCAGCTGCGGGATCATCACGGCCGGCATCAGCTGGACCGCCTGGAACTCGGTCGCCGCGAACGCGCTCGCGAACAACCCGAGCGCGGTCCCGAGGACGCCGTCGAGCACCGCGACAACGCCCAGCTGCCAAGCGGGTCCGCGGATGTCGAGGTCGAGCGCGTACAGCGAGATCGACACGACCACGGCCGCCTGGACCACGGCGATCACCGCGAACGCGAGCGCGTACCCGAGCAGGAAGTCCAGCTTCGCCATCGGCAACGTGAACAGCCGCGACAGCGTCCCGCTGGACCGTTCGCGCAGGGTGGCGACCGAGGTGACGATGAACATGATGATCGCCGGGAACACCGCGAGCAGCGGACCGCCGATCCGGTCGAAGGTGGCCGGCGAGTCGGTGAACATCCACCACATCAGGCTGACCAGCAGGGCCGGCAACACGATCAGCATCGCGACGGTCCGGTGGTCGCGGCGCAACTGCGCGACCACCCGGGCCGCGACGGCGAAGGTGACGCGGAGAGTCATCGGGTCCTCGCCTTCCGCTCGATCAGGGTGAGGAACGCCTGCTCGATGTCCACCGCACCGGCCGCGTCGAGCAACGCGTCCGGGGTGTCGTCGGCGAGCAGGTCGCCGTCCCGCAACAACAACAGGCGATCGCATCGGCTCGCCTCGTCCATCACGTGGCTGGAGACGAGCAAGGTCGCGCCGTCGTCGGCGAGCCGGTGGAACAGGTCCCACAGGTCGCGCCGGAGGACGGGATCGAGGCCGACCGTCGGTTCGTCCAGCACCAGCAACTCGGGGCTCCCGAGCAACGCGGCCGCGAGCGAGGCCCTGGATCGTTGCCCACCCGACAACCGGTCGACCCGGGCATCGGCGTGACTGCGCAGGTCCACCGCGTCGATCACGCGGTCCACGTCGGCGGCGCCGACCCCGAGGACGGCCGCGAAGAAGCGCAGGTTCTCGGTCACCGTCAGATCGCCGTACACGCTGGGCTCCTGCGTCACGTACCCGATCCGGCCGCGCAGCCCGGGCGTACCGGCCGGGGACCCGAGGACCTGGACGTCCCCGGTCACCTTCGCCTGCAGC encodes the following:
- a CDS encoding ABC transporter ATP-binding protein is translated as MVKNAVECRDVVVVRGDREVLHGITFGLRTGSVTGLLGPSGCGKTTLIRAIAGLQAKVTGDVQVLGSPAGTPGLRGRIGYVTQEPSVYGDLTVTENLRFFAAVLGVGAADVDRVIDAVDLRSHADARVDRLSGGQRSRASLAAALLGSPELLVLDEPTVGLDPVLRRDLWDLFHRLADDGATLLVSSHVMDEASRCDRLLLLRDGDLLADDTPDALLDAAGAVDIEQAFLTLIERKARTR
- a CDS encoding proline dehydrogenase family protein; this encodes MLRRILLGVSRSPQIKKAVSSLPVSSGIVARFVAGETAPEAVLATEKLVSNGLQVTLDHLGEDTTDLAAATATADAYLELLKQLAEAGLTANAEVSVKLSAVGQALPGDGEKIALENARTICLAARNAGTTVTLDMEDHTTTDSTLGILRELRQDFPETGAVLQAYLRRTEADCVDLAYAGSRVRLCKGAYKEPESVAYQDKRAVDKAYVRALKVLMNGDGYPMIASHDPRLIAIAGSLADRARRAHDSYEYQMLFGIRPEEQLRLAREGNTVRVYIPYGEDWYGYLVRRLAERPANLQFFARSLVSKK
- a CDS encoding ABC transporter permease produces the protein MTLRVTFAVAARVVAQLRRDHRTVAMLIVLPALLVSLMWWMFTDSPATFDRIGGPLLAVFPAIIMFIVTSVATLRERSSGTLSRLFTLPMAKLDFLLGYALAFAVIAVVQAAVVVSISLYALDLDIRGPAWQLGVVAVLDGVLGTALGLFASAFAATEFQAVQLMPAVMIPQLLLCGLFLPRDQLPGVLHAISDVLPLSYAVDAVVGVAAGNGFGQGAGVDALVVVAFVVAALALGAATLRRRTA
- a CDS encoding DUF695 domain-containing protein; protein product: MRSLRRWRGRGSGDPIEAFWQWWANDGGTALAESIARQDPHAISAVLADHVHRIDKALDWELGPGLHAQHALVVTAAGDPAVRAVARRWLRAAPPSDWLWEYADLRRPAPTFTLRFTGLPAVEIDAAWVTAVPDDSAAAVHVGVHHPVFLDLPEDARRRITFLLLDLTLGEEMVETWVGAVEVLPDRPADAVPIRDLLPAVAAFAAQFTTEDGDPTWRLLEGEQDGQRLIASTEVPLRSIRLPHLDTHVGIAVGYRSVRDDGLPETDMLDHLRALEDHLTNRLGDSGRLLAHETFGGTRTLHFYVDGTTPAASQLRAALGGWSHGPIEVRSSSDPAWRNVRHLAG
- a CDS encoding excalibur calcium-binding domain-containing protein; protein product: MDENRYPVRGPIGRYGGPRVWPIGVVAAAAVLLAVLVITTPFGAGDPVAGSRPTLDAAPPGIGADVPVEEDSSVAPTPAETVTVTPTPTRTSISPTPTPTPRRREALTPTPTLSTAPTATPVRVTEAVAFRSCAEARAAGKAPLRRGEPGYSRDLDRNGDGVACDRGNS